In a single window of the Mustela nigripes isolate SB6536 chromosome 17, MUSNIG.SB6536, whole genome shotgun sequence genome:
- the FUT2 gene encoding galactoside alpha-(1,2)-fucosyltransferase 2, with protein sequence MLSNQTPFFFPMVHFVLFVFTASTIFHIQQRLAKIRPTWDIDTLVSATESPTSQLPRGMWTINAIGRLGNQMGEYATLYALAKMNGRPAFIPAEMHSTLAPIFRISLPVLHGSTAGRIPWQNYHLNDWMEERYRHIPGEYVRLTGYPCSWTFYHHLRDEILQEFTLHDHVREDAQKFLRGLQVNGRQPSTFVGVHVRRGDYVHVMPQVWKGVVADRRYLEQALAWFRARYDSPVFVVSSNGMTWCRENIDASLGDVVFAGNGIENSPAKDFALLTQCNHTIMTIGTFGIWAAYLAGGETIYLANYTLPDSPFLKLFKPEAAFLPEWIGIQADLSPLLKH encoded by the coding sequence ATGCTCAGCAATCAGACgcctttcttcttccccatgGTCCACTTCGTCCTCTTTGTCTTCACGGCTTCCACCATATTTCACATTCAGCAACGGCTAGCGAAGATTCGCCCCACATGGGACATTGACACGCTGGTTTCGGCGACGGAAAGTCCCACCAGCCAGCTGCCCCGGGGCATGTGGACGATCAACGCCATTGGCCGCCTGGGGAACCAGATGGGCGAGTACGCCACCCTGTACGCCCTGGCCAAGATGAACGGGCGGCCGGCCTTCATCCCGGCCGAGATGCACAGCACGCTGGCCCCCATCTTCCGGATCAGCCTCCCGGTCCTGCACGGCAGCACGGCCGGCCGCATCCCCTGGCAGAACTACCACCTGAACGACTGGATGGAGGAGCGCTACCGCCACATCCCCGGGGAGTACGTGCGCCTCACCGGCTACCCCTGCTCCTGGACCTTCTACCACCACCTGCGAGACGAGATCCTGCAGGAGTTCACCTTGCACGACCACGTGCGGGAGGACGCCCAGAAGTTTCTAAGGGGCCTGCAGGTGAATGGGAGACAGCCAAGCACCTTCGTGGGAGTCCACGTGCGCCGGGGGGACTACGTGCACGTCATGCCGCAGGTGTGGAAGGGCGTGGTCGCCGACCGGCGGTACCTGGAGCAGGCCCTGGCCTGGTTCCGGGCCCGCTACGACTCCCCGGTCTTTGTGGTCTCTAGCAATGGCATGACCTGGTGTCGGGAGAACATCGACGCCTCCCTGGGGGACGTGGTGTTCGCGGGCAATGGCATCGAGAACTCCCCTGCCAAGGACTTTGCGCTGCTCACGCAGTGTAACCACACCATCATGACCATTGGGACATTTGGAATCTGGGCTGCCTACCTCGCAGGTGGCGAGACCATCTACCTAGCCAATTACACCCTGCCGGACTCCCCCTTCCTCAAACTCTTTAAGCCAGAGGCAGCTTTCCTGCCTGAGTGGATTGGGATCCAGGCAGACCTCTCCCCACTACTCAAGCACTGA